The Streptomyces kanamyceticus genome window below encodes:
- a CDS encoding FHA domain-containing protein has translation MQIRLTVLGPRSGQTEPPGRPTAPGGPHGACDVLVTAPAGTALAAVASGLATAVAGTDAPLVLYADAERLDAQRCTIGEPPLTDGAVLSLGAPAEPGPEPAGAAAQLHVVAGPDAGGVHLLHGGQIRVGRSAEADVPLDDPDVSRLHCAVTLADDGRVTVTDLGSTNGTSMDGREVTGRPVRLAPGSLLRIGESALRLADGRLGLGSGAGPGGTLPTAPDGEGHVRVRTAGALPPEASDAGAPRAPEGATHHAYGTASWGAAGEVARDGAHGGGAPGPYGIQGVYGTQGGAQGRTPGGTQDGPHARAQAGREVHDAYGAPAARGGPAGSVQGGGPRGSVQSGPAGSVPGGGPRSSAQDGPAGSAQRGGPGGSAQGGPAGSAQRGGPGGSVQGPVGSPHGPAGPTDPVVPQQGTAPDAERTSRTGTPARGTTVPRGLRKRGGLSAWARRLTGGRESGQEADVYEEYAPEGDAAAPPAPTPEELAVAAAARTPESWPDPAALLLTALGPGPRLWERGPSHPEALAVRLGTVDRAAPTDDGAGGLLPAVPVTVGLREAGALGLAGPRARLTGLARAVVAQLAALHSPDSLEIVLISTDRARPTAERVAEWAWLGWLPHLRPTHGQDCRLLLAYDRDQAAARTGELLRRLDDRIADQRAGADTAAPGPYTVVVVDGDPGSAGLREATVRLAGEGARAGIHVVCLAETVAASPASPVADTYEAACSVSPAFRACGAVALLSGDVATALRLLRTAGGRPAGHGTVAAVDAVSAAWAERFARALAPLRTDGVAGEGHARVSAPLPQAARLLDELGLARATPASLMARWAAAADDPDALGGRAVAVLGAGPRGPVTADLVADGPHLLAEGPGGSGRSELLRSVAASLAAAERPDRLGIVLVDGRDSTGAGAERRTTGLGVCTDLPHVTTHLVANDPVRMREFAQSLAAELKRRAELLGRLGFAEWHTQREVSGRMVSQRSQPSAASGAVGSSGATGAPPVPAQLSDGDLDPPTSATLRLRPAAARRQADPPPPLPRLVVLVDDFDALLSPALGSPGRPAAGSVVRALEAVARDGERLGVHLVVATGRSERMPETELGRRASLRVVLDAVASGPEEPAPGRGELRSPDGRVTAFQAGRVTGRIPRTSTLRPTVVPLEWERMGDPPARRPVRELGNGPTDLALLASALERAARSVSAEQVPSLL, from the coding sequence ATGCAGATCCGGCTGACCGTCCTCGGGCCGCGCAGCGGCCAGACCGAGCCGCCAGGGCGCCCCACGGCGCCGGGCGGTCCGCACGGCGCCTGTGACGTCCTGGTCACCGCGCCCGCGGGGACCGCGCTCGCGGCGGTGGCATCGGGCCTCGCCACGGCCGTCGCGGGCACCGACGCCCCCCTGGTCCTGTACGCGGACGCGGAGCGTCTGGACGCCCAGCGCTGCACGATCGGCGAGCCCCCGCTGACCGACGGAGCGGTGCTCTCGCTCGGCGCCCCCGCCGAGCCCGGTCCCGAACCGGCGGGCGCGGCCGCCCAGTTGCACGTGGTCGCGGGCCCCGACGCGGGCGGCGTCCACCTGCTGCACGGCGGCCAGATCCGCGTCGGCCGCTCCGCGGAGGCCGACGTCCCGCTGGACGACCCCGACGTCTCCCGGCTGCACTGCGCAGTCACGCTCGCCGACGACGGCCGCGTCACGGTCACCGACCTCGGCTCCACCAACGGCACGTCGATGGACGGCAGGGAGGTCACGGGCCGCCCGGTCCGCCTCGCGCCGGGATCCCTGCTGCGGATCGGCGAATCCGCGCTCCGGCTCGCGGACGGCCGCCTCGGCCTGGGCTCGGGCGCGGGCCCCGGCGGCACGCTCCCGACGGCCCCTGACGGCGAGGGGCACGTGCGCGTGCGCACCGCGGGGGCACTCCCCCCGGAAGCGTCGGACGCCGGGGCGCCGCGAGCGCCCGAGGGCGCCACCCACCACGCGTACGGCACGGCGAGCTGGGGCGCGGCGGGCGAGGTGGCACGGGACGGGGCGCACGGAGGCGGCGCCCCTGGGCCGTACGGCATCCAAGGGGTGTACGGCACGCAGGGCGGAGCGCAGGGCAGGACACCGGGCGGGACGCAGGACGGGCCGCACGCCAGGGCGCAGGCGGGGCGAGAGGTCCACGACGCGTACGGCGCGCCCGCAGCCCGGGGCGGCCCGGCGGGCTCGGTGCAAGGAGGCGGTCCTAGGGGCTCGGTCCAGAGTGGCCCGGCGGGCTCGGTGCCGGGCGGCGGACCTAGGAGCTCGGCCCAGGATGGCCCGGCGGGCTCAGCGCAGCGCGGCGGCCCCGGCGGCTCGGCCCAAGGTGGCCCGGCGGGCTCAGCGCAGCGCGGCGGCCCCGGCGGCTCGGTGCAGGGCCCGGTGGGCTCACCCCACGGCCCGGCGGGACCCACCGACCCGGTCGTGCCGCAGCAGGGCACCGCGCCCGACGCCGAGCGCACCAGCCGGACCGGGACCCCCGCGCGCGGGACGACCGTGCCGCGCGGTCTGCGCAAGCGCGGCGGTCTCTCCGCCTGGGCCCGTCGGCTGACCGGCGGCCGGGAGAGCGGCCAGGAAGCCGACGTCTACGAGGAGTACGCACCGGAGGGCGACGCCGCCGCGCCGCCCGCGCCCACCCCCGAAGAGCTCGCCGTGGCCGCCGCCGCGCGCACCCCCGAGTCCTGGCCCGATCCCGCCGCCCTGCTGCTCACGGCGCTCGGCCCGGGACCTCGTCTCTGGGAGCGCGGCCCGAGCCACCCCGAGGCACTCGCGGTCCGGCTCGGCACGGTCGACCGGGCCGCGCCCACCGACGACGGCGCGGGCGGCCTGCTGCCCGCCGTGCCCGTCACGGTCGGCCTGCGGGAGGCGGGCGCGCTCGGTCTCGCCGGGCCCCGTGCGCGGCTGACGGGGCTTGCCAGGGCCGTCGTCGCGCAGCTCGCCGCGCTGCACTCCCCCGACTCCCTGGAGATCGTGCTGATCAGCACGGACCGCGCGCGCCCCACGGCGGAGCGCGTCGCCGAGTGGGCCTGGCTCGGCTGGCTCCCCCATCTGCGGCCCACCCACGGCCAGGACTGCAGGCTCCTGCTCGCCTACGACCGCGACCAGGCCGCGGCCCGCACCGGCGAGCTGCTGCGGCGGCTGGACGACCGCATCGCCGACCAGCGCGCCGGTGCCGACACCGCGGCGCCAGGTCCTTACACCGTGGTCGTCGTCGACGGCGACCCCGGTTCCGCCGGGCTGCGCGAGGCCACCGTCCGGCTCGCCGGGGAGGGCGCGCGGGCCGGGATCCACGTGGTGTGCCTCGCCGAGACCGTGGCCGCCTCGCCCGCGTCACCGGTCGCCGACACCTACGAAGCGGCCTGCTCGGTGTCGCCCGCCTTCCGCGCGTGCGGCGCCGTCGCGCTGCTCAGCGGTGACGTGGCGACCGCCCTGCGGCTCCTGCGGACTGCCGGTGGCCGCCCCGCGGGGCACGGCACCGTCGCCGCCGTGGACGCGGTGTCGGCGGCCTGGGCCGAGCGGTTCGCGCGGGCGCTCGCCCCACTGCGGACGGACGGCGTGGCGGGCGAAGGGCACGCGCGCGTGTCCGCGCCGCTGCCCCAAGCGGCCAGGCTGCTGGACGAGTTGGGGCTCGCCAGGGCCACCCCCGCCTCGCTGATGGCACGCTGGGCCGCGGCTGCCGACGATCCCGACGCGCTCGGCGGACGCGCCGTGGCGGTGCTCGGCGCGGGGCCGCGCGGGCCCGTGACGGCCGATCTCGTCGCCGACGGACCGCATCTGCTGGCCGAGGGCCCCGGGGGCAGCGGGCGCAGCGAACTGCTGCGGTCCGTCGCCGCTTCGCTGGCCGCCGCCGAGCGGCCCGACCGCCTCGGCATCGTCCTGGTCGACGGCCGGGACAGCACCGGGGCCGGTGCCGAGCGGCGCACCACGGGGCTCGGTGTCTGTACGGACCTGCCGCACGTCACCACCCACCTCGTCGCCAACGATCCCGTCCGGATGCGGGAGTTCGCGCAGTCCCTCGCCGCCGAGCTCAAGCGGCGGGCCGAGCTGCTCGGCAGGCTCGGGTTCGCCGAGTGGCACACGCAGCGGGAGGTGTCGGGGCGGATGGTCTCGCAGCGGTCCCAGCCGTCCGCCGCATCCGGTGCCGTCGGCTCGTCCGGGGCCACCGGCGCGCCGCCCGTGCCCGCGCAGCTGTCCGACGGCGATCTCGATCCGCCGACCAGTGCCACGCTGCGGCTGCGGCCCGCGGCGGCGCGCAGGCAGGCCGATCCCCCACCGCCGCTGCCCCGGCTCGTGGTGCTCGTCGACGACTTCGACGCGCTGCTCTCGCCCGCGCTCGGCTCGCCGGGGCGGCCCGCCGCCGGGTCCGTCGTCCGCGCCCTCGAAGCGGTGGCGCGGGACGGGGAGCGGCTCGGGGTGCATCTCGTGGTGGCCACGGGACGCAGCGAGCGGATGCCGGAGACCGAGCTGGGGCGGCGGGCCTCGCTCCGCGTGGTCCTCGACGCGGTGGCCTCGGGCCCTGAGGAGCCCGCGCCGGGCCGGGGCGAACTGCGCTCGCCCGACGGGCGGGTCACGGCCTTCCAGGCGGGGCGGGTGACCGGGCGGATTCCTCGTACATCGACGCTGCGGCCCACGGTCGTTCCGCTGGAGTGGGAGCGGATGGGGGACCCGCCCGCGCGGCGTCCCGTCCGGGAGCTGGGGAACGGGCCGACGGATCTGGCCTTGCTCGCCAGCGCGTTGGAGCGGGCCGCGCGGTCCGTCTCGGCGGAGCAGGTGCCGTCTCTTCTCTGA
- a CDS encoding serine/threonine-protein kinase produces the protein MTRKIGSRYTAHQILGRGSAGTVWLGEGPEGPVAIKLLREDLASDQELVGRFVQERTALLSLDHARVVGVHDLVVDGNDLALVMDLVRGTDLRTRLDRERRMAPEAAVAIVADVADGLAAAHAAGIVHRDVKPENVLLDMQGPLGPGGAHPALLTDFGVAKLIDSPRRTRATKIIGTPDYLAPEIIEGLPPRAAVDIYALATVLYELLAGFTPFGGGHPGAVLRRHVTETVVPLPGIPEELWQLLVQCLAKAPASRLRASELGARLRELLPLVAGMPPLDVDEPDTEPGAADEAYEESAPEPREAAPRRGAVPLVPGSASADSNRDTHTSMRVPGPDELAGGARGTARAPRATGAARPGSAKHRSSARRRRITLGVAGAVIVAAAGIGTWAATSGDDTETPPPDNVNSAPPTP, from the coding sequence TTGACGCGCAAGATCGGCAGCCGGTACACCGCCCACCAGATCCTGGGCCGTGGCAGCGCCGGCACGGTGTGGCTGGGCGAGGGGCCCGAGGGCCCGGTCGCCATCAAGCTGCTGCGCGAGGACCTGGCATCCGACCAGGAACTCGTCGGCCGCTTCGTGCAGGAGCGCACCGCGCTGCTCAGCCTCGACCACGCACGCGTGGTGGGCGTCCATGACCTGGTGGTCGACGGGAACGACCTGGCCCTGGTCATGGACCTGGTCCGCGGCACGGACCTGCGCACCCGCCTGGACCGCGAGCGACGCATGGCCCCCGAGGCCGCCGTCGCCATCGTCGCGGACGTCGCCGACGGGCTCGCCGCCGCGCACGCCGCGGGCATCGTGCACCGCGACGTCAAGCCCGAGAACGTACTCCTGGACATGCAGGGCCCCCTCGGCCCCGGCGGCGCGCATCCCGCCCTGCTCACCGACTTCGGCGTCGCCAAGCTGATCGACTCCCCGCGCCGCACCCGCGCCACGAAGATCATCGGCACTCCCGACTACCTCGCCCCCGAGATCATCGAGGGCCTGCCGCCGCGCGCGGCCGTCGACATCTACGCGCTGGCCACCGTCCTGTACGAGCTCCTCGCGGGCTTCACGCCCTTCGGCGGCGGCCACCCCGGCGCGGTCCTGCGGCGGCACGTCACCGAGACGGTCGTCCCCCTCCCCGGCATCCCCGAGGAGCTCTGGCAGCTCCTCGTCCAGTGCCTGGCCAAGGCCCCCGCTTCCCGGCTGCGCGCCTCCGAGCTCGGCGCGCGCCTGCGGGAGCTGCTGCCGCTCGTCGCGGGCATGCCGCCGCTGGACGTGGACGAACCGGACACGGAGCCGGGGGCCGCCGACGAGGCGTACGAGGAGTCGGCCCCCGAGCCCCGCGAGGCCGCTCCCCGCCGGGGCGCGGTCCCCCTGGTGCCCGGCTCCGCGTCCGCCGACTCCAACCGCGACACCCACACCTCCATGCGCGTCCCAGGACCCGACGAGCTGGCGGGCGGCGCCCGCGGCACGGCCCGCGCCCCCCGCGCCACGGGCGCGGCACGCCCCGGCTCCGCCAAGCACCGCTCGTCGGCCCGCCGCCGCAGGATCACGCTCGGCGTGGCCGGAGCGGTGATCGTCGCCGCGGCGGGCATCGGCACGTGGGCCGCCACGAGCGGCGACGACACGGAGACGCCGCCTCCGGACAATGTGAACTCGGCGCCGCCCACTCCGTAG
- a CDS encoding ABC transporter substrate-binding protein, whose amino-acid sequence MRSTLRTRRAPHHRHTTARIAAAVVAGALTLTVTACGGDDNKDNNGGKSGGTESGSSLQLPKLDGENVSVAAVWGGAERKVFLKVLDEFEKRTGASVTFVPAQDPIISFLESKVAGGQPPDVAMLPQVGAIDQAVANKWAKPVGAEAQKQLDKNYAEGWKKLGAVDGKQYGVYFKAANKSLVWYNTKVFENAGVKAPKTWAEFMKTMRTVYDSGVPPMSVAGADAWTLTDWFENIYLSQAGPEKYDQLAQHKIKWTDPSVKKALTTLGEVFGTKGFVAGGSKSALQTEFPASVKQTFTGGDQPKAGMVFEGDMVSLAISETKAEVGTDAKVFPFPVVGDASPAVVGGDAAVALKNTKGAQALLTFLASPDSAKIWAEAGGFISPNKNLSMSAYPNDVQRNIAKAMIAAGDDIRFDMSDQAPQSFGGTPGKGEWKALQDFLANPKDVAGTQKALETAAAKAYKD is encoded by the coding sequence ATGCGCAGCACTCTTCGTACACGCAGGGCACCGCACCACAGGCACACCACCGCCAGGATCGCCGCGGCAGTCGTCGCGGGGGCGCTCACGCTCACCGTCACCGCGTGCGGCGGCGACGACAACAAGGACAACAACGGAGGCAAGAGCGGCGGCACGGAATCCGGGAGCTCGCTCCAACTGCCCAAGCTGGACGGGGAGAACGTCTCCGTGGCAGCCGTGTGGGGCGGCGCGGAGCGCAAGGTCTTCCTGAAGGTCCTCGACGAGTTCGAGAAGCGGACCGGCGCCAGCGTCACCTTCGTGCCCGCCCAGGACCCCATCATCAGCTTCCTGGAGTCGAAGGTCGCGGGCGGGCAGCCGCCGGACGTCGCGATGCTGCCGCAGGTCGGCGCGATCGACCAGGCCGTGGCGAACAAGTGGGCCAAGCCGGTCGGCGCCGAGGCGCAGAAGCAGCTCGACAAGAACTACGCCGAGGGCTGGAAGAAGCTCGGGGCCGTCGACGGCAAGCAGTACGGCGTGTACTTCAAGGCCGCCAACAAGTCGCTGGTCTGGTACAACACGAAGGTCTTCGAGAACGCGGGCGTCAAGGCGCCCAAGACCTGGGCCGAGTTCATGAAGACCATGCGGACCGTCTACGACTCCGGCGTGCCGCCGATGTCCGTGGCGGGCGCCGACGCGTGGACCCTCACCGACTGGTTCGAGAACATCTACCTCTCGCAGGCGGGCCCGGAGAAGTACGACCAGCTCGCCCAGCACAAGATCAAGTGGACGGATCCGTCCGTCAAGAAGGCGCTGACCACGCTCGGCGAGGTCTTCGGTACGAAGGGCTTCGTGGCGGGCGGCTCGAAGAGCGCGCTGCAGACCGAGTTCCCCGCGTCCGTGAAGCAGACCTTCACCGGCGGCGACCAGCCCAAGGCGGGCATGGTCTTCGAGGGCGACATGGTCTCGCTCGCCATCTCGGAGACCAAGGCCGAGGTGGGGACGGACGCGAAGGTGTTCCCCTTCCCCGTGGTCGGTGACGCTTCCCCCGCCGTGGTCGGCGGTGACGCGGCCGTCGCGCTGAAGAACACCAAGGGCGCGCAGGCGCTGCTGACCTTCCTCGCCTCGCCGGACTCGGCGAAGATCTGGGCGGAGGCGGGCGGGTTCATCTCGCCGAACAAGAACCTGTCCATGTCCGCGTACCCGAACGACGTACAGCGCAACATCGCCAAGGCCATGATCGCGGCCGGTGACGACATCCGGTTCGACATGTCCGACCAGGCCCCGCAGTCCTTCGGCGGCACGCCGGGCAAGGGCGAGTGGAAGGCACTGCAGGACTTCCTGGCGAACCCGAAGGACGTCGCGGGCACGCAGAAGGCCCTGGAGACCGCCGCGGCCAAGGCCTACAAGGACTGA
- a CDS encoding serine/threonine-protein kinase, which produces MRPVGSKYLLEEPLGRGATGTVWRARQRETAGAEAAVPGQPGETVAIKVLKEELANDADVVMRFLRERSVLLRLTHENIVRTRDLVVEGDLLALVMDLVEGPDLHRYLRENGPFTPVAAALLTAQIADALAASHADGVVHRDLKPANVLLKQDDGGMHPMLTDFGIARLADSPGLTRTHEFVGTPAYVAPESAEGRPQTSAVDIYGAGILLYELVTGRPPFAGGSALEVLHQHLSAEPRRPSTVPDPLWTVIERCLDKNPDRRPSAENLARGLRAVAEGVGVHSTPAQIAAAEGVGALLMPDPAPAHVPETPGAADPTQVLPSNAGSYDPNAATSVMQSTGGAGDADPTSVLPHNAGGADPTAVMPPVPPNAPGGDPNDPHPWQNQMRAARDRNEQTQYQAHLDPNDDPLRRRPQRQVARPQQQPQQRPQQYAPQQPRGQRQQQQYAPPPQQQYAPQQHQPQQYAAPPQQQPPQQPAPRQAREPRQRSANPMKIPGLGCLKGCLFTILILFVASWLVWEFSPLQDWIGTTKGYWEQLTDWYNTVSDWMGKIGGN; this is translated from the coding sequence GTGCGGCCGGTAGGCAGCAAGTACCTGCTCGAGGAGCCGCTCGGGCGCGGCGCCACGGGCACCGTCTGGCGAGCCCGCCAGCGGGAGACCGCGGGCGCCGAGGCGGCCGTTCCCGGCCAGCCCGGCGAGACCGTCGCGATCAAGGTCCTCAAGGAGGAGCTCGCCAACGACGCGGACGTCGTGATGCGCTTCCTCAGGGAGCGGTCCGTCCTGCTCAGGCTGACGCACGAGAACATCGTCAGGACCCGTGACCTGGTCGTCGAGGGCGATCTCCTCGCCCTCGTCATGGACCTGGTCGAGGGCCCCGACCTGCACCGCTACCTGCGCGAGAACGGCCCGTTCACGCCGGTCGCCGCGGCCCTGCTGACCGCCCAGATCGCCGACGCGCTCGCCGCGAGCCACGCGGACGGCGTCGTGCACCGCGACCTGAAGCCCGCGAACGTGCTGCTCAAGCAGGACGACGGCGGCATGCACCCGATGCTCACCGACTTCGGCATCGCGCGCCTCGCGGACTCTCCCGGCCTCACCCGCACCCACGAATTCGTCGGCACGCCCGCGTACGTCGCGCCGGAGTCCGCCGAGGGCCGTCCGCAGACCAGCGCCGTCGACATCTACGGCGCGGGCATCCTGCTGTACGAGCTGGTCACCGGGCGTCCGCCGTTCGCGGGCGGGTCGGCACTCGAAGTCCTGCACCAGCACCTCAGCGCCGAGCCGCGCCGCCCCTCGACCGTGCCCGACCCGCTGTGGACGGTCATCGAGCGCTGCCTGGACAAGAACCCGGACCGCCGGCCCAGCGCCGAGAACCTCGCACGCGGCCTGCGCGCCGTCGCCGAGGGCGTCGGTGTGCACTCCACCCCGGCGCAGATCGCCGCCGCGGAGGGCGTGGGCGCGCTGCTCATGCCGGATCCGGCACCGGCCCACGTCCCGGAGACTCCCGGCGCGGCCGACCCCACGCAGGTCCTGCCGAGCAACGCGGGTTCGTACGACCCGAACGCGGCGACCAGCGTCATGCAGAGCACCGGCGGCGCCGGTGACGCGGACCCGACGTCGGTCCTGCCGCACAACGCAGGCGGCGCCGACCCGACCGCGGTCATGCCGCCGGTCCCGCCGAACGCGCCCGGCGGCGACCCGAACGACCCGCACCCCTGGCAGAACCAGATGCGGGCGGCCCGCGACCGCAACGAACAGACGCAGTACCAGGCGCACCTGGACCCGAACGACGACCCGCTGCGCCGCCGCCCCCAGCGCCAGGTGGCCCGCCCCCAGCAGCAGCCGCAGCAGCGCCCCCAGCAGTACGCGCCGCAGCAGCCGCGCGGGCAGCGCCAGCAGCAGCAGTACGCGCCGCCGCCGCAGCAGCAGTACGCGCCGCAGCAGCACCAGCCCCAGCAGTACGCGGCGCCCCCGCAGCAGCAGCCGCCCCAGCAGCCCGCACCGCGCCAGGCGCGCGAGCCGCGGCAGCGCAGCGCGAACCCGATGAAGATCCCGGGCCTCGGCTGCCTCAAGGGCTGCCTGTTCACGATCCTCATCCTCTTCGTGGCGAGCTGGCTGGTCTGGGAGTTCAGCCCGCTCCAGGACTGGATCGGTACGACGAAGGGCTACTGGGAGCAGCTGACGGACTGGTACAACACGGTCAGCGACTGGATGGGCAAGATCGGCGGCAACTAG
- a CDS encoding carbohydrate ABC transporter permease, translating into MTGTRKAVAALFLLPALVLLGALVLYPIGYSFFRSFLDDSGDFTAFDNYKTLFTDDGIRTAIKNNAIWVVVAPTLATILGLIFAVLTERVRWGTAFKLIIFMPMAISMLAAGIIFRLVYESDPDRGVANAVLVGVHDTFSKASAFPQAHPAMNSPLKSAGGGAFITKEPVRAGTPVALPLTGVAPDQMPGDAKAAKAAKADPGQVTGTAWQDFTRGKGRGKPNAPDAAELGYAGIKIEAVKNGEVVASTSAGADGTFALPEAADGAQLRYPASNFREAYNGLEWLGPTLITPSIIGSYLWMWAGFAMVLIAAGLASVPRELLEAARVDGANEWQVFRRITVPLLAPVLAVVLVTLMINVLKIFDLVFVIAPGSSKDEANVLAVQLYNSAFLDKDLGVASAIAMLLFLLVIPVMLFNIRRMRREAHR; encoded by the coding sequence GTGACCGGTACCCGCAAGGCCGTGGCGGCGCTCTTCCTGCTGCCCGCCCTCGTGCTGCTCGGCGCGCTCGTCCTGTACCCCATCGGGTACTCGTTCTTCCGCAGCTTCCTCGACGACTCGGGCGACTTCACCGCGTTCGACAACTACAAGACGCTGTTCACCGACGACGGCATCCGCACCGCCATCAAGAACAACGCGATCTGGGTGGTCGTGGCGCCCACCCTCGCGACCATCCTCGGCCTGATCTTCGCCGTTCTCACCGAACGGGTGCGCTGGGGAACGGCGTTCAAGCTCATCATCTTCATGCCGATGGCGATCTCGATGCTGGCCGCGGGCATCATCTTCCGGCTCGTGTACGAGTCGGACCCCGACCGCGGCGTCGCCAACGCCGTACTGGTGGGCGTGCACGACACGTTCAGCAAGGCGTCGGCGTTCCCGCAGGCGCACCCGGCCATGAACTCGCCCCTGAAGTCCGCGGGCGGCGGTGCCTTCATCACCAAGGAGCCGGTGCGGGCGGGCACGCCGGTGGCGCTTCCGCTGACCGGGGTGGCGCCGGACCAGATGCCGGGCGACGCGAAGGCGGCGAAGGCCGCGAAGGCCGATCCTGGCCAGGTCACCGGCACGGCCTGGCAGGACTTCACGCGCGGCAAGGGCCGCGGGAAGCCCAACGCCCCCGACGCCGCCGAACTCGGCTACGCGGGCATCAAGATCGAGGCCGTCAAGAACGGCGAGGTGGTGGCGTCCACCTCGGCCGGGGCCGACGGGACCTTCGCGCTGCCCGAGGCAGCCGACGGCGCCCAACTGCGCTATCCGGCATCGAACTTCCGCGAGGCGTACAACGGCCTCGAATGGCTGGGCCCGACCCTGATCACGCCCTCGATCATCGGCTCCTATCTGTGGATGTGGGCCGGTTTCGCGATGGTCCTCATCGCGGCGGGCCTGGCGAGCGTGCCGCGTGAACTCCTGGAGGCGGCGCGGGTGGACGGCGCCAACGAATGGCAGGTGTTCCGCCGCATCACGGTGCCGCTGCTCGCCCCGGTGCTCGCGGTGGTCCTGGTGACGCTCATGATCAACGTACTGAAGATCTTCGACCTGGTCTTCGTGATCGCGCCGGGCTCGTCCAAGGACGAGGCGAACGTGCTCGCCGTCCAGCTGTACAACTCGGCGTTCCTGGACAAGGACCTGGGGGTGGCAAGCGCCATCGCGATGCTGCTCTTCCTCCTGGTCATCCCGGTGATGCTGTTCAACATCCGGCGCATGAGGCGGGAGGCGCATCGATGA
- a CDS encoding carbohydrate ABC transporter permease: MTAQTEVVKAEQSLGGRIAGLLGSTALRVFLVLVGLFWLVPTIGLLLGSFRTPADMSESGWWKVFTAPSQMTLDNYTNLLKDETITDSILSSVMITVPATLLVVIIGSLAGYAFAWMDFPGRDWWFLGVVSLLVVPVQVALVPIADLFGKIGIFATTIGVITFHVAFGLPFAIFLLRNFFAEIPRELLEAARLDGAGELRLFVRVVMPLGAPAIASLGIFQFLWVWNDMLIALIFADAKHPPITVALQQQVRFFGDNVQILAPGAFISMVIPLAVFFAFQRQFVSGVMAGAVK, translated from the coding sequence ATGACCGCCCAGACCGAAGTGGTCAAGGCCGAACAGTCGCTCGGCGGACGGATCGCCGGGCTGCTGGGCAGCACCGCGCTGCGGGTGTTCCTGGTCCTGGTGGGCCTGTTCTGGCTGGTGCCGACGATCGGCCTGCTGCTCGGCTCGTTCCGCACCCCCGCGGACATGAGCGAGAGCGGCTGGTGGAAGGTGTTCACCGCGCCCTCGCAGATGACGCTGGACAACTACACCAACCTCCTCAAGGACGAGACGATCACCGACTCGATCCTGTCCAGCGTGATGATCACCGTGCCCGCGACGCTGCTCGTCGTGATCATCGGCTCGCTGGCCGGATACGCCTTCGCCTGGATGGACTTCCCCGGGCGCGACTGGTGGTTCCTCGGGGTCGTCAGTCTGCTCGTGGTCCCGGTGCAGGTGGCGCTGGTGCCGATCGCCGATCTCTTCGGCAAAATCGGCATCTTCGCGACCACGATCGGCGTGATCACCTTCCACGTGGCCTTCGGCCTGCCGTTCGCGATCTTCCTCCTGCGGAACTTCTTCGCGGAGATCCCGCGCGAACTCCTGGAGGCGGCACGCCTGGACGGCGCGGGCGAGCTGCGGCTCTTCGTCCGTGTCGTGATGCCGCTCGGGGCGCCCGCGATCGCCTCGCTCGGCATCTTCCAGTTCCTGTGGGTCTGGAACGACATGCTGATCGCACTGATCTTCGCCGACGCCAAGCACCCGCCGATCACGGTCGCGCTCCAGCAGCAGGTGCGGTTCTTCGGCGACAACGTGCAGATCCTCGCGCCGGGCGCGTTCATCTCGATGGTGATCCCGCTGGCCGTGTTCTTCGCCTTCCAGCGGCAGTTCGTGTCCGGGGTGATGGCGGGCGCGGTCAAGTAG